In Choloepus didactylus isolate mChoDid1 chromosome 25 unlocalized genomic scaffold, mChoDid1.pri SUPER_25_unloc2, whole genome shotgun sequence, one genomic interval encodes:
- the LOC119525516 gene encoding olfactory receptor 7C1-like — protein sequence MESENQTSVSEFLLLGFSEKTFIQFILFGLFLYMYLVIFSGNLFIILAIISDSHLHTPMYFFLSNLSFADFGFASTTVPKMLVNIQTQNKVITYAGCLTQIYFFVVFGCLDSLLLTEMAYDRFVAICHPLNYTNIMNPWLCALLILGSWFLSFIVSMIQTLTLLRLTFCPHTEIPYFYCDPSEVQKVACSDTLFNYIVMYTETCILALIPLTGILWSYSKIVSSILKISSAEGKYKAFSTCGSHLSVVSLFYGTGLGVYLSSAGSPSSRTCLVTSVMYTVVTPMLNPFIYSLRNREMKRALRRLLCK from the coding sequence ATGGAATCAGAAAATCAAACAAGTGTTTCAGAATTCCTCCTCCTGGGATTTTCAGAGAAGACATTCATTCAATTCATTCTCTTTGGGCTGTTCCTGTACATGTACCTGGTCATTTTCTCCGGGAACCTGTTCATCATACTGGCAATCATCTCagactcccacctccacacacccatgtacttcttcctctccaacttgTCCTTTGCTGACTTCGGGTTTGCCTCCACCACTGTCCCAAAAATGCTGGTAAACATCCAGACACAGAATAAAGTTATCACCTATGCAGGCTGCCTCACTCAGATTtacttctttgttgtttttgGATGCCTGGACAGTTTACTCCTGACTGAAATGGCCTATGACCGATTTGTGGCCATCTGTCATCCCCTGAACTATACCAACATCATGAACCCCTGGCTCTGTGCACTGCTGATTCTGGGGTCCTGGTTCCTCAGTTTCATTGTCTCCATGATCCAAACTTTGACCCTGTTGAGGCTCACTTTCTGCCCACACACAGAAATCCCATACTTTTATTGTGATCCTTCTGAAGTCCAGAAGGTTGCCTGTTCTGACACCCTCTTCAATTACATAGTGATGTACACTGAAACTTGCATTCTGGCTTTGATTCCTTTAACTGGAATATTATGGTCTTATTCTAAGATTGTCTCCTCCATTCTGAAAATTTCTTCAGCTGAAGGGAAGTATAAAGCATTTTCCACATGTGGGTCTCACCTGTCAGTTGTCTCCTTGTTCTATGGCACTGGCCTTGGGGTCTACCTGAGCTCTGCTGGTTCACCATCCTCCAGAACATGTCTAGTGACCTCAGTGATGTACACTGTAGTCactcccatgctgaaccccttcatctacagcctgaggaacaggGAAATGAAGAGGGCCCTGAGGAGGCTGCTCTGCAAATGA